Proteins encoded by one window of Candidatus Bathyarchaeota archaeon:
- a CDS encoding orotidine 5'-phosphate decarboxylase yields MSFKTKMGEVAKRKNSKIVLALDFPFESPINPAKLSTKATSVLEAVGSQVCAVKINHHLTLPLGLFDGVQRIVDKIHAQGSLAIMDAKVNDIGATNQVITDYYFAAGFDAIIANPFVGWDEGLKPLFDVAKRLERGVILLTYMSHKGANEGYGQTLINPAGEKTPQYISFAKKALQWSADGIVVGATYPEKIAEVKQVVGDKVAIFSPGVGAQGGAAETALKAGANYLIVGREITLSDNPEQAARELNATIRKN; encoded by the coding sequence TTGTCGTTTAAGACGAAAATGGGAGAGGTAGCAAAACGCAAGAATTCAAAGATAGTTTTAGCGTTAGACTTTCCCTTCGAAAGCCCAATAAACCCAGCAAAATTGTCGACTAAAGCCACCAGCGTCCTGGAGGCTGTTGGCTCTCAGGTTTGCGCCGTTAAAATAAACCATCACCTCACCCTTCCGCTGGGGCTTTTTGATGGCGTTCAGCGTATTGTTGATAAAATTCATGCACAGGGGTCACTTGCAATAATGGATGCCAAAGTTAACGATATAGGAGCAACCAACCAAGTCATAACGGATTACTACTTCGCCGCAGGGTTCGATGCCATAATTGCTAATCCGTTTGTCGGCTGGGATGAAGGCTTAAAACCGCTCTTTGACGTAGCCAAACGGCTTGAACGCGGAGTGATTCTTCTCACCTACATGAGCCATAAAGGCGCAAACGAAGGCTACGGCCAAACGTTAATCAACCCAGCAGGAGAAAAAACACCACAATACATCTCCTTTGCCAAAAAAGCCCTCCAGTGGAGCGCTGATGGCATAGTGGTGGGCGCTACTTACCCAGAGAAAATCGCCGAAGTAAAACAAGTCGTTGGAGACAAGGTTGCGATTTTCTCACCCGGCGTTGGTGCACAGGGCGGGGCAGCTGAAACAGCGCTTAAAGCAGGCGCTAATTATCTTATTGTGGGCAGAGAAATCACTCTTTCAGATAACCCAGAACAAGCAGCACGCGAACTTAACGCCACGATAAGGAAAAATTGA
- a CDS encoding ribbon-helix-helix domain-containing protein encodes MKLVTVLLPEAYLEGLDELVRANMYPSRSSVIRSAVRDLLKKELWENKRGR; translated from the coding sequence ATGAAACTTGTAACCGTACTTTTACCAGAAGCCTACCTAGAAGGCTTAGATGAACTAGTCCGAGCAAACATGTACCCCAGCAGAAGCAGCGTCATCCGCTCCGCCGTGCGGGACCTGCTAAAGAAAGAACTCTGGGAAAACAAACGCGGCAGATAA